The Deltaproteobacteria bacterium sequence AACATGGCCAGAAGAGCGAAGATGAAAAGAGTGTTGATCAAGACGGCCGCATCCGCCAGAAGTCCCGACCATTTGTAATAAATCAGCATGAAAAGTACCACGACGAGAGTTCCAAAAAGCATAGCCTTAAAACTTTTTGCGATGGAATCGGCGCCCAGAGTTGGGCCGATGATTGTTTTGGTTACCTCTTTGAGACGCGCCGGTAGTGCGCCTTCCTGAAGAACGAGTGTTAAATCTTTCGCCTCTTTGAGTTGGGTTTGTCTGTCTTGGTTGCCACCCAAATCAATGCGACACTGACCATTCATAATAGGTTCGCGAATTTGCGGAGCGCTCATCACATTTCCATCGAGCATAATGGCCAGCAATTCTTTGACATGCGCTTTTGTAAGATCGCCGAAATTTTTGGCGCCGATGGGATTGAAGCTGATGCTGACATAAGGTTCGCCCATGCGCGCATCGCTTTGCACCTGTGCACTCTTGAGCATGTCACCGCTAATGTAGGCGGTTCTATCGAGCAGATACGGTTTGGCTTGTGTAATTTGGCTGGTGGCGGCGTCTCTTGTTAACTCAAAACCGATTTCAGTGCCTTCGGGAAGTTTTGATTTCAACAGTTCGTTGAGTTTTTGAACATCTTCGGTGGTATAACCCACTGTCAGATTATTTTCTTTTCTTGCGTTGCCGATCAAATTTCCCAACTCGGTGGCGGCCATTTTATTGCTGACCAGTTTGAATTCCAGCTTGCCCGCCTGCTGAATAATTTTGATGGCGCGTTCCGGATCCTTGGCGCCGGGAAGTTCAACAACCAACCGGGTTTCCCCCTGACGCTGTACGGCCGGCTCGGAGAGACCATAGCGGTCAATACGATTGCGCACGGCCTGCACGGCCTGCGATAAAATATCCTGACGCACTTGTTTGGTGTATGGCACCGTCAAACCAAGACGGAGCACGCCATTTCCCGCCGGTTGTTTTTCTCTTTGCAAAACCGTTGCGTAATCTTTGTCTAAAAGCGTGAGGGCTTTTGCCAAATCGGTTTCGTTTTTAAAATTGATGTCAATAAATTTGTGGGAGTCATCTTGTTTCCAGTTTGACGGTTCGACATTTTCTTTTTTAAGGTCGCGTATAAGGTCTTGGGCCAGAATATCCAGTTTCGTGGAGACTCCCTCGTCGACTTGCACATCCATCTCAATATAAATACCGCCGCGTAAATCGAGCCCAAGGTTGAGCCCTTTTTCAGGAAAAAAATTGTAATACCATGGGATGGGTTTGTGTTGGGCTTCCAATTCCTGACGTTGTTGGGGAAATTCAAAAAAAGTGGGAACAAGGGCGTAAACAGCCAAGACGACCGTGCCCAAAATAACTCCGGCTTTCCATTTCCAAGTGCTGTCCATAAATAAAAATTAAAAATTAAATATCAAAAATCAAAAACACAAACAAAAAATAAAAAATTTTTGATTTTTGCATTTACTCTCATTCTGCCGACGGGGTGACGTGAATAATGGCGTCGCGATTCATTTTGACCTGCACATTTTGGGCGATTTCGACGGTGAGAACATTGTCTGCAATGCCCACAACTTTTCCGTAAATTCCTCCGCGAGTAACGACCTGATCTCCTTTACGGACAGCGGCGAGCATCTGGCTTACCTTTTTTTGCTGTTTTTGTTGGGGGCGGATCAGCAAAAAATAGAAAATAACGAAAATGGCGAGCAGTGGGGCAAAGCTCATCAACATATTTCCTTGTGGTGCACCGCCTGCCTGTCCTTGTGGATTTCCTGCCATGCCGAGAAGTGCGTAAGTGCTTGAGTGCGTAAGTGCTTGAGTCATAATATCTCCTGTTTGTTGTAAAGTACCCCTAAAAACCCTTCATTTGTCATTCCGGCGAAAGCCGGAATCCAGCAATTCACTGCTGGTTCCCGACTGGAGCGTGCCCCGTACTCGATACGGGGTCGGGATGACGCTTTCAGAGGCGCCCGTAAAATTCTTTTTTGAATTCGGGATAGCGATCTTCTTGAATCGCGAGCCTGGCCTCACCTATCAAACTGAGATAATAATGTAAATTATGAAGTGTGCATAATCTGGCCGAGAGAATTTCGTGCGCGTTGGTCAGATGGCGGAGATAAGCTCTGCTGTAATTGCGACAAGTGTAACAGTTGCAATTTTTATCGAGAGGTTGCGGATCTTCTTTGTATTCGGCGTTGCAGAGTATCAGGGTGCCTTGGGTGGTATAAATGGTACCGTGCCTTGCCGCGCGGGTCGGGAGAATGCAGTCAAACATATCAACGCCGCGATCGATGCACTCGACCAAATCGTGTGGCTTGCCAACTCCCATCAGATATCGGGGTTTATTTGGGGGAAGAGAATCGGTGCAAAAATTGGTCAGTTCATACATTTCCGGAATCGGTTCCCCCACCGAGAGACCGCCGATAGC is a genomic window containing:
- the yajC gene encoding preprotein translocase subunit YajC → MAGNPQGQAGGAPQGNMLMSFAPLLAIFVIFYFLLIRPQQKQQKKVSQMLAAVRKGDQVVTRGGIYGKVVGIADNVLTVEIAQNVQVKMNRDAIIHVTPSAE
- the secD gene encoding protein translocase subunit SecD, encoding MDSTWKWKAGVILGTVVLAVYALVPTFFEFPQQRQELEAQHKPIPWYYNFFPEKGLNLGLDLRGGIYIEMDVQVDEGVSTKLDILAQDLIRDLKKENVEPSNWKQDDSHKFIDINFKNETDLAKALTLLDKDYATVLQREKQPAGNGVLRLGLTVPYTKQVRQDILSQAVQAVRNRIDRYGLSEPAVQRQGETRLVVELPGAKDPERAIKIIQQAGKLEFKLVSNKMAATELGNLIGNARKENNLTVGYTTEDVQKLNELLKSKLPEGTEIGFELTRDAATSQITQAKPYLLDRTAYISGDMLKSAQVQSDARMGEPYVSISFNPIGAKNFGDLTKAHVKELLAIMLDGNVMSAPQIREPIMNGQCRIDLGGNQDRQTQLKEAKDLTLVLQEGALPARLKEVTKTIIGPTLGADSIAKSFKAMLFGTLVVVLFMLIYYKWSGLLADAAVLINTLFIFALLAMFQATLTLPGMAGIALTIGMAVDANILVFERIRDELTLGQAPKAAVAAGYGNAMRAIIDSNLTTIISGIILYQFGTGPIKGFAITLIIGLVCNIFTAVVMTRAIYDLFLTKYKIARISI